One part of the Mangrovibacillus cuniculi genome encodes these proteins:
- a CDS encoding TRAP transporter permease, translated as MKKNHEETITQEEQQKILEKYDPESATRTLKGVYGYIAFLGLLAFSIYQIWTVLVPVLPRQVLLSIHLGFALSLIFILFPATKKLRSTTKPAWYDVILAIASIFVGSYWPINIDKIVNSVGYLNSLDMVAGILAILLVLEATRRAVGLPITIITILALAFAYFGQDMPGFLKHRGLSLEQLVQTMFFTSEGILGTPLYVSGTFIFLFLLFGSFLVQTGVGQYFNDLAVAIAGKRTGGPAKVAIFSSALQGTISGSSVANVVTSGSFTIPMMKRLGYKKEFAGGVEAAASTGGQLMPPIMGAAAFLMVEFIGGITYWEIAKAAAIPALLYFTGVWIMTHFEARKLGLQGLKDEEMPNRKEVVKKLYLLTPILIVIILLMTGMSPMMAALWSILSTLVVSAVNKATRMGIKKTIAALVEGARTALSVAAATACAGMIVGVVTKTGLGLKLANSLVELANEQILLTLFFTMITAIILGMGSPTTANYVITSTIAAPAIILLGYPELSAHLFVFYFGIIADITPPVALAAFAAAGVSKGEPIKTGINAAKLAIAAFIIPYMFVLSPELLMIDATPLEIVWVVFTAIAGMIAIGAGIIGFWNHKLSAVLRIVAVVTGLMLVYPEGMTDTIGLIIFIAFVVYQYFIKKSSTPAEKVA; from the coding sequence ATGAAAAAGAATCATGAGGAAACAATTACACAAGAAGAACAACAAAAAATATTAGAAAAGTACGACCCTGAGTCTGCGACTAGGACGTTAAAAGGTGTATATGGTTATATTGCATTTTTAGGTTTATTAGCTTTTTCTATCTATCAAATTTGGACAGTTTTAGTACCTGTATTACCAAGGCAAGTTTTATTATCCATACATCTGGGCTTTGCATTATCCTTAATTTTTATTTTATTTCCTGCTACAAAGAAATTAAGAAGTACCACAAAGCCTGCGTGGTATGATGTAATTCTAGCAATTGCATCTATTTTCGTCGGTTCCTATTGGCCAATTAACATCGATAAAATAGTGAACAGTGTTGGATATTTAAATTCACTAGATATGGTTGCGGGAATCTTAGCAATTCTTTTAGTGTTAGAGGCAACTAGACGTGCGGTGGGGTTACCAATCACCATTATTACCATATTAGCACTTGCTTTTGCTTACTTTGGTCAAGACATGCCAGGCTTTTTAAAGCATCGAGGGTTAAGCCTTGAACAATTAGTACAAACGATGTTCTTTACTTCAGAAGGTATACTAGGTACACCATTGTACGTATCAGGTACGTTTATTTTCTTATTTCTATTATTCGGTTCTTTCCTTGTTCAAACAGGAGTGGGACAGTATTTCAATGATTTAGCAGTAGCGATTGCTGGTAAACGTACTGGTGGACCTGCTAAAGTTGCCATTTTCTCCAGTGCCTTGCAAGGGACAATAAGCGGAAGTTCCGTTGCCAATGTTGTAACATCAGGATCATTCACTATTCCTATGATGAAACGCTTAGGGTATAAAAAAGAGTTTGCTGGTGGAGTAGAAGCCGCTGCTTCCACTGGTGGTCAATTAATGCCTCCAATTATGGGAGCTGCTGCTTTCTTAATGGTGGAATTTATTGGCGGCATTACGTATTGGGAAATTGCCAAAGCAGCTGCAATACCAGCCCTTCTTTACTTTACAGGTGTGTGGATTATGACTCACTTTGAAGCTCGAAAGCTTGGTCTTCAAGGGCTTAAAGATGAGGAAATGCCTAATCGCAAAGAAGTAGTAAAAAAGCTTTATCTATTAACACCAATCCTTATCGTTATTATTTTACTAATGACTGGTATGAGCCCAATGATGGCTGCATTATGGTCTATTTTATCTACTTTAGTCGTATCCGCTGTAAACAAAGCAACTAGAATGGGTATTAAGAAGACGATTGCAGCATTAGTGGAAGGTGCTAGAACTGCGTTAAGTGTAGCAGCAGCAACTGCTTGTGCGGGTATGATTGTAGGGGTTGTGACAAAAACAGGTTTAGGTTTAAAGCTTGCTAATAGCTTAGTAGAGTTAGCAAATGAACAAATTCTATTAACATTGTTCTTTACCATGATTACGGCGATTATCTTAGGAATGGGTTCTCCCACAACAGCTAACTATGTTATTACGTCAACTATTGCAGCCCCAGCCATTATTTTATTAGGATATCCTGAATTATCTGCTCATTTATTCGTGTTCTATTTCGGTATTATTGCAGATATTACACCACCTGTAGCATTAGCAGCTTTTGCAGCAGCAGGGGTTTCAAAAGGTGAACCGATTAAAACTGGTATAAATGCTGCCAAGTTAGCCATTGCGGCATTTATTATTCCGTATATGTTTGTTTTAAGTCCAGAGCTATTAATGATTGATGCTACACCACTCGAGATTGTTTGGGTAGTATTTACAGCAATTGCTGGAATGATTGCAATTGGTGCTGGTATTATTGGATTCTGGAATCACAAACTTTCTGCTGTCTTGCGAATAGTAGCAGTGGTGACTGGTTTGATGTTAGTGTATCCGGAAGGAATGACTGACACAATCGGACTAATCATCTTTATTGCATTTGTTGTATATCAATATTTTATTAAAAAATCTTCCACACCAGCAGAGAAAGTAGCTTAA
- a CDS encoding Gfo/Idh/MocA family protein — protein sequence MIRFGIIGTNWITESLIEAASQLDNFALTAVYSRKKETAETFAAKHNAEHTFTDIHEFAASDAFDAVYIASPNSLHAEQAIICIQHGKHVLCEKPIASNEKEVTRMIAEAKKHNVVLMEALKSLHMPNFLAIKENLHKIGKVRRYFASYCQYSSRYDKYKNGEVLNAFRPEFSNGSIMDIGIYCVAPAIALFGEPSNVSASSYLLDSGVDGKGSMILQYDEMDAVLMYSKITNSYVPSEIQGENGSILIDKISTPENVMIQYKDGTKEDITVSQSDKNMVYEVEKFITFIQESMPPTEYYEYSLSTIKVLDKARNLVGLRYPADQL from the coding sequence ATGATACGTTTTGGAATAATTGGTACTAATTGGATTACAGAAAGTTTGATTGAGGCAGCATCTCAACTTGATAATTTCGCTTTAACAGCGGTGTATTCAAGAAAGAAAGAAACTGCTGAGACATTTGCTGCAAAACATAACGCCGAACACACTTTTACAGACATTCATGAATTCGCAGCGAGCGATGCTTTTGATGCAGTGTATATCGCTAGCCCTAACTCTCTTCACGCAGAACAAGCTATCATTTGCATACAACATGGAAAACATGTGCTTTGCGAAAAGCCAATTGCTTCAAATGAAAAAGAAGTAACAAGAATGATAGCAGAAGCTAAAAAACACAATGTAGTCCTAATGGAAGCATTGAAATCACTTCACATGCCTAACTTCCTTGCTATCAAAGAAAACTTACATAAAATCGGAAAAGTACGAAGATATTTTGCTAGCTACTGTCAGTACTCTTCTCGCTATGACAAATATAAAAATGGGGAAGTATTGAACGCATTCCGCCCAGAGTTTTCTAATGGTTCCATAATGGATATCGGGATCTACTGTGTTGCTCCTGCCATCGCTCTTTTTGGAGAACCTAGTAACGTATCAGCTTCTAGTTATTTATTAGATTCAGGTGTAGATGGTAAAGGAAGTATGATTCTACAATACGATGAGATGGATGCAGTACTTATGTATTCTAAGATTACTAATTCCTATGTGCCTTCAGAGATTCAAGGAGAGAATGGCAGTATATTAATTGATAAGATCAGTACACCAGAGAATGTAATGATTCAGTATAAAGATGGCACGAAAGAAGATATAACTGTATCCCAGTCGGATAAGAATATGGTATATGAAGTAGAAAAGTTTATAACGTTTATCCAAGAATCTATGCCACCTACCGAGTATTATGAATACTCTTTATCCACTATTAAAGTATTGGATAAAGCTAGAAATTTAGTTGGATTACGTTATCCAGCTGATCAGCTGTAA
- the kynB gene encoding arylformamidase has translation MIIIDITQTLDSNIAPWPGDTPFSYKVNWEKEATGSVNVGEIRMSCHLGTHIDAPFHYDDKGAKVHELPLDGFVGQAFVKEINHKKIEVVDLQSVDFTGITKLLIRTNAWKEKNSFPSEIPTISPDVASFLRKNGVDLIGVDLPSVDQLDSKALPTHHAFQQNGLNILEGIVLDNVKEGNYELIALPLKLKDADGSPVRAILIDKNS, from the coding sequence ATGATAATTATTGATATTACGCAAACCTTAGATTCCAATATTGCACCGTGGCCAGGAGATACGCCATTTTCGTATAAAGTTAATTGGGAGAAAGAAGCTACTGGATCTGTCAACGTCGGGGAAATTCGCATGAGTTGTCATCTCGGTACACACATTGACGCTCCTTTTCATTATGATGATAAAGGTGCTAAAGTTCATGAGCTCCCGTTAGATGGTTTCGTTGGACAAGCCTTCGTGAAAGAAATAAATCATAAAAAAATAGAAGTAGTTGATTTACAATCAGTAGATTTCACAGGCATTACAAAACTACTTATTAGGACAAATGCTTGGAAAGAAAAAAATTCATTCCCTTCTGAAATACCAACAATAAGCCCAGATGTAGCCTCTTTTCTAAGAAAAAATGGTGTTGATTTGATAGGTGTTGACCTCCCTTCTGTCGATCAACTTGACAGTAAGGCTTTACCTACGCACCATGCCTTTCAACAGAATGGATTAAATATTCTGGAAGGAATCGTTTTAGATAATGTAAAGGAAGGAAACTATGAATTAATTGCTTTACCCTTAAAGCTAAAGGATGCAGATGGGTCGCCAGTTAGAGCCATATTAATAGATAAAAATTCATAA
- the kynU gene encoding kynureninase, whose product MDYRKLDQQDSLSIFRNEFYLKEDQIYMDGNSLGLLSKRAENTLLQSINDWKNYGIDGWTSGDNPWFYLSEKLGEKSATLVGGKSKEVIVTGSITSNLHQLISTFYCPSGTKSKILADELTFPSDIYAIKSQIELRGLNPETHLVQVKSKDGMTLNEDDIIQAMTKDIALILLPSVLYRSGQLLDMKKLTAAAHERNILIGFDLAHSIGALPHNLHDWGVDFAVWCNYKYLNSGPGGVGGLYVHEKHHSLKPGLSGWFGSKKEKQFDMDHTITPSEDVGKFQIGTPHIFSCAPLLGSLEIFEEASITLIREKSLKLTNYLMFLLEEFTPELTICNPREDHRRGGHVSLQHDEAARICKALKASGVIPDFRSPNIIRLAPIALYNNFEDVWKVAMILKEIMENKEYEKYEEGRNIVA is encoded by the coding sequence ATGGATTATCGAAAATTAGATCAACAAGACTCATTATCCATCTTTCGGAATGAATTTTATTTAAAAGAAGATCAAATTTATATGGATGGCAATTCTCTTGGTCTTCTCTCTAAACGAGCTGAAAATACACTCCTTCAATCAATTAATGATTGGAAAAACTACGGAATAGATGGCTGGACAAGTGGTGATAATCCATGGTTTTATCTATCTGAAAAGTTAGGGGAGAAGTCAGCAACACTGGTGGGAGGTAAGTCCAAGGAAGTAATTGTAACAGGTTCCATAACATCTAATTTACATCAACTAATTTCCACCTTTTATTGTCCAAGTGGAACGAAGTCAAAGATATTAGCTGATGAGTTGACTTTCCCATCTGACATTTACGCCATTAAAAGTCAGATTGAATTACGTGGCTTAAATCCAGAGACACATCTTGTACAAGTAAAAAGCAAAGACGGGATGACTCTTAATGAGGATGATATCATCCAAGCGATGACCAAAGACATTGCCCTAATTCTATTACCCTCCGTCTTATATCGAAGTGGTCAACTTTTAGATATGAAAAAATTAACGGCCGCTGCACACGAGAGAAACATCCTCATCGGTTTTGACTTAGCGCACTCCATTGGTGCTCTTCCACATAACCTGCATGATTGGGGTGTAGATTTCGCTGTATGGTGTAATTATAAATATTTAAATAGTGGTCCAGGAGGTGTTGGAGGATTGTATGTACACGAAAAACATCATTCTCTAAAACCAGGTTTGTCCGGTTGGTTTGGTTCTAAAAAGGAGAAGCAATTTGATATGGACCACACTATTACACCTTCAGAAGACGTCGGTAAGTTTCAAATAGGTACTCCTCATATTTTTAGTTGTGCACCATTACTTGGATCACTAGAAATTTTTGAGGAAGCATCTATTACGCTCATAAGAGAAAAGTCTTTAAAATTAACTAATTATTTAATGTTTCTTTTAGAAGAGTTTACTCCTGAACTAACAATTTGTAATCCCAGAGAAGACCATCGACGTGGCGGACACGTAAGCCTGCAACATGATGAAGCTGCGAGAATTTGTAAAGCTCTAAAAGCATCTGGTGTTATACCTGATTTCCGGTCTCCTAATATTATTCGCCTTGCTCCTATTGCTTTATATAACAACTTTGAAGATGTGTGGAAAGTTGCTATGATATTAAAGGAGATAATGGAAAACAAGGAATATGAAAAATATGAGGAAGGCAGAAATATCGTCGCATAA
- a CDS encoding calcium/sodium antiporter: MTYLLFIIGLVLLIKGADFFVDGSSKIARGLQVPPLLVGLTIVAFGTSSPEATVSIIAALDGTAGVALGNVIGSNIFNITLVVGITALLNPLKVESETIRKEIPFTLLGSIVLLVVVADTFLQGFQADALTRSDGIILLLIFSIFLYYIFEVAKNSRGNTNDMEVRTEAPKWGKNILFTIGGLAAIIFGGELVVSSATEIAISFGMTETLVGLTIVAVGTSLPELITSITAALKKESDIALGNIVGSNIFNIFFVLGTASTISPLAFEGKLFVDLILMIILTFVLLVFSRTNYRVGKMEGLFLALVYIGYMIFIIIRN; the protein is encoded by the coding sequence TTGACATATCTTTTGTTTATTATTGGTTTGGTTTTATTAATTAAGGGAGCAGACTTTTTTGTGGATGGGTCTTCCAAGATTGCTCGTGGCCTGCAAGTTCCACCTCTTTTAGTTGGGCTTACGATAGTAGCATTTGGAACAAGCTCACCGGAAGCAACGGTAAGTATTATCGCAGCATTGGATGGAACAGCAGGAGTAGCGCTTGGGAACGTTATTGGATCCAATATATTTAACATTACACTTGTAGTAGGAATTACAGCTCTATTAAACCCATTAAAAGTAGAAAGTGAAACAATACGTAAAGAAATCCCATTTACACTATTGGGGAGTATCGTGTTATTAGTAGTAGTAGCTGATACATTTTTACAAGGATTTCAAGCTGATGCCTTAACTAGAAGTGATGGAATTATATTATTACTAATTTTTAGTATCTTTTTGTATTACATATTTGAAGTGGCAAAAAATAGTAGAGGAAATACGAATGACATGGAGGTTCGAACGGAAGCACCTAAGTGGGGGAAAAACATACTTTTCACTATTGGTGGATTGGCAGCCATTATCTTTGGGGGAGAATTAGTAGTTTCAAGTGCAACAGAAATTGCCATCTCCTTTGGGATGACGGAAACATTAGTAGGATTAACCATTGTAGCTGTAGGTACGTCGTTACCAGAATTAATTACATCCATTACGGCTGCGTTGAAAAAAGAAAGTGACATTGCTCTTGGAAACATTGTAGGAAGTAACATCTTTAACATTTTCTTTGTACTAGGAACAGCTTCCACCATTTCACCACTAGCTTTTGAAGGAAAACTGTTCGTAGATTTGATCTTAATGATCATACTGACTTTTGTTTTACTCGTATTCTCTAGAACGAATTATCGAGTGGGGAAAATGGAAGGACTTTTTCTTGCATTGGTTTACATTGGTTATATGATCTTCATTATCATTCGAAATTAA
- a CDS encoding PCYCGC domain-containing protein, which produces MKIAKWTKALPLAVLLVLSACSTNEASPEHTKENHGDLIEMTENRTVLPSFLEEDPPDIKRIYLGVAQYQEELEQMPCYCGCGDSVGHTSAYDCFIKSDHKNKEDIEWTDHATNCPVCLDIAAYTIIETEKGTPLDEIRKVVEEEYKEGYAEPTKTNS; this is translated from the coding sequence ATGAAAATAGCTAAATGGACAAAGGCCTTACCTCTAGCAGTTTTACTAGTATTATCCGCGTGCTCTACCAATGAAGCTTCACCAGAACATACAAAAGAAAATCATGGTGACTTGATTGAGATGACAGAGAATCGTACTGTTTTACCAAGCTTTTTAGAGGAAGATCCTCCAGACATTAAACGTATTTATCTTGGAGTAGCTCAATATCAAGAGGAATTAGAACAGATGCCTTGTTATTGTGGATGTGGCGATAGTGTTGGGCATACTAGCGCCTACGATTGCTTTATTAAGAGTGACCATAAAAATAAGGAAGATATTGAATGGACGGATCATGCAACAAATTGTCCTGTTTGTTTAGATATCGCTGCATATACAATTATCGAAACAGAAAAAGGAACTCCTCTTGATGAAATTCGTAAAGTAGTAGAAGAGGAATACAAAGAAGGATACGCAGAGCCAACGAAAACGAATAGTTAA
- a CDS encoding phospholipase D-like domain-containing protein: MLKKYRKWIVYSTGISILLSIAIFVMNKQVQHEAIEYDKRHPIHMTTLQNGEVEIISEGKELYSSLINDIHKARERVYMQFFIIRYDEQTKRLLKALEEAALRGVEVKVTGDLMGSREMSLAPLSTLKEKGVVFKWSRPLHSSSIFHSIQHRNHRRIVAIDQSISYIGGFNVGNEYIGKDKKLGHWTDTHVRLVGNNIEMAQQFKMDWEEDRGETKWKDSKVKSVSFESNKETSYQFLFTTGAELEQKMVSWIKGAKEDIWIATPYFMPSDALAAEMLQAAKRGVNIKVMVPKTSDAWFTQPPGYHRMEKLMNKNITWLEYTKGFLHSKIMIIDHDFVDVGTANWDPRSLYLNDESNCLLYGQEINQRFREVYLNNEQFATRITEQDLTEKPWWVKVLGKTPKDIQYYF, from the coding sequence ATGTTAAAGAAATATAGAAAATGGATTGTTTATTCTACAGGCATATCCATCCTTTTATCTATCGCTATATTTGTTATGAACAAACAAGTTCAACATGAAGCAATAGAATACGACAAAAGGCACCCTATACATATGACTACGTTACAAAATGGAGAAGTTGAAATAATTTCAGAAGGGAAAGAATTGTACAGTTCTCTTATTAATGACATCCATAAGGCAAGGGAACGAGTGTATATGCAGTTCTTTATCATTCGTTATGATGAACAAACAAAGAGATTGTTAAAAGCATTAGAGGAAGCTGCATTAAGAGGAGTGGAAGTAAAAGTCACAGGAGATTTAATGGGATCAAGAGAAATGTCCTTAGCACCACTTAGCACGTTAAAGGAAAAAGGAGTTGTCTTTAAGTGGAGCAGGCCTCTTCACTCATCCTCGATCTTTCATTCCATCCAACATCGTAATCATCGCAGAATAGTAGCGATAGATCAGTCAATTAGTTATATAGGTGGTTTTAATGTTGGTAATGAATATATTGGAAAAGATAAAAAACTCGGACACTGGACTGATACGCATGTCCGTTTAGTAGGAAATAACATAGAGATGGCACAACAATTTAAGATGGATTGGGAAGAAGATAGGGGAGAAACGAAATGGAAAGATTCAAAAGTGAAATCAGTTTCCTTCGAAAGTAATAAGGAAACTAGTTATCAATTTCTTTTTACGACTGGCGCAGAGCTAGAACAGAAAATGGTATCTTGGATAAAAGGTGCAAAAGAGGACATCTGGATTGCTACTCCATATTTTATGCCCTCTGATGCTTTGGCCGCAGAAATGTTACAAGCGGCCAAAAGAGGAGTAAACATAAAAGTAATGGTACCTAAAACGTCAGATGCATGGTTTACACAACCACCGGGTTATCATCGAATGGAAAAGTTAATGAATAAAAATATTACATGGCTAGAATATACAAAAGGCTTTTTGCATAGTAAGATCATGATTATAGATCATGATTTTGTAGATGTGGGAACTGCCAATTGGGACCCTAGAAGTTTATATTTAAACGATGAGTCCAATTGTTTATTATACGGCCAGGAAATCAATCAACGCTTCAGAGAGGTTTATCTGAACAATGAGCAATTTGCTACTCGCATAACGGAACAGGATTTAACTGAAAAGCCTTGGTGGGTAAAAGTACTTGGAAAAACACCTAAAGACATACAGTATTATTTTTAA
- a CDS encoding GNAT family N-acetyltransferase gives MTTLVEKEKEELEFQLFRMQQNMERLKEKNNIKGIAQDKQDNWVIVYTNENQHQCNVMIQDCQTPYRGAWDFLIQATFTESGHMKIGDIKGPSNKGYGSIAMDELKQIALERNVKGIKGDLAERDWDHIDRLIHFYEKHSFDIEVNEQKREGDIYWSPSHF, from the coding sequence ATGACTACACTTGTTGAAAAAGAGAAGGAAGAACTAGAATTTCAGCTCTTTCGAATGCAGCAAAATATGGAACGATTAAAAGAAAAAAATAATATTAAAGGAATTGCACAAGATAAGCAAGATAATTGGGTAATTGTTTACACCAATGAAAATCAGCATCAATGTAACGTGATGATTCAAGATTGTCAAACACCTTATCGCGGTGCATGGGACTTCTTAATTCAAGCTACATTTACAGAAAGTGGTCACATGAAGATTGGCGATATTAAAGGACCTTCAAACAAAGGTTACGGATCAATTGCCATGGATGAATTAAAGCAGATTGCTCTTGAGCGAAATGTAAAAGGCATTAAAGGTGATTTAGCAGAAAGAGACTGGGATCACATCGATCGTTTAATTCATTTCTATGAAAAACACTCCTTTGACATCGAAGTTAATGAACAAAAGAGAGAAGGAGACATCTACTGGTCCCCTTCCCACTTTTAA
- a CDS encoding GGDEF domain-containing protein, with amino-acid sequence MNKIYLSDHKTEFIFSMLRWIFLVIAIFLFYVPVFYENLPIIRESFTYLLILGFIYMTVTQVVLQKKDLPKHWFKKLAGAGVVFDFLAMFWLFFLTGGVMTFLFPIAYFLVMHATIYWRMKGAFISSVAISLGYIIVYLLNDTDSYTELFILCLNICFMWLIGLFGSLIVIRERYHLGEKERAIGLLAIDYLTNLYNHRTFQEDLREFNHKKEPFYLVLGDIDYFKQTNDQYGHVVGDELLKSLGVTFSELMKRYACRAYRYGGEEFAFLVDGNIKIDVFMKDMYRYIQNTEVCSKDIIISMSFGVERGPTTMTPTELVDRADQLLYKAKNMGKNQAVLYNEVTVKGS; translated from the coding sequence ATGAATAAAATTTATTTATCAGACCATAAGACGGAATTTATATTTTCCATGCTTCGTTGGATTTTTTTGGTTATTGCAATTTTCTTGTTTTATGTACCTGTTTTTTATGAAAACTTACCGATTATTAGAGAATCATTTACGTATCTTTTAATACTAGGGTTTATTTACATGACAGTTACACAAGTAGTGTTACAAAAGAAAGACTTGCCCAAACATTGGTTTAAGAAGTTAGCAGGTGCTGGAGTAGTTTTTGATTTTCTTGCTATGTTTTGGCTTTTCTTTTTAACTGGTGGTGTCATGACCTTTCTTTTTCCAATTGCATATTTTTTAGTTATGCATGCAACTATCTATTGGAGGATGAAAGGAGCTTTTATCAGCTCAGTTGCTATCTCGCTAGGTTACATTATTGTTTACCTACTTAATGATACAGATAGTTATACAGAACTTTTTATACTTTGCTTAAATATCTGCTTTATGTGGCTTATTGGTTTGTTTGGTTCGTTAATTGTAATTAGGGAACGATATCATCTAGGAGAAAAAGAAAGAGCAATTGGATTACTCGCAATAGATTATCTAACCAATTTATACAACCATAGAACGTTCCAGGAAGATTTGAGAGAATTTAACCATAAAAAAGAACCATTTTATTTAGTTTTAGGTGATATTGATTACTTTAAACAAACGAATGATCAATATGGCCATGTAGTTGGAGACGAATTATTAAAATCGCTAGGAGTTACATTTTCAGAATTGATGAAGCGGTACGCATGTCGAGCTTATAGATACGGTGGAGAAGAATTTGCTTTTCTAGTAGATGGTAATATTAAAATCGATGTATTTATGAAAGATATGTATCGATATATTCAAAACACAGAAGTTTGCTCCAAAGATATTATCATTTCTATGTCATTTGGGGTAGAGCGAGGTCCTACAACAATGACACCCACTGAACTCGTAGATAGAGCAGATCAACTTCTATACAAAGCGAAGAATATGGGTAAAAATCAAGCAGTATTATATAATGAGGTAACGGTAAAAGGTAGTTAA
- a CDS encoding NupC/NupG family nucleoside CNT transporter, protein MNILWGLAGIAVILGIGFLFSSAKSKISLRTVFGGLALQLIFAFLILGWERGFSGLKKFTEYVNNVIGYANEGVNFLFGGLYSEQSGIAFVFAFNVLPTVIFFSALISVLYYLKVMQVIIKFLGGGLSFLLGTRKAESMSAAANIFVGQTEAPLVVRPYLPKMTQSELFAVMTGGLASVAGSVLIGYSLLGVPLEYLLAASFMAAPAGLIMAKLFVPETSTEPEPAEFEMEVDSESTNVIDAAARGASVGLQLALNIGAMLLAFIAIVALLNGILGGIGGWFGFENLSLELILGYVFAPLAFAIGVPWSEAVQAGNFIGQKIVINEFVAYSAFAPQIGELSAKTVAIISFALCGFANLSSLAILLGGLGELAPSRRKDIARMGVRAVIAGALASLLSAAIAGMFIG, encoded by the coding sequence ATGAATATTCTTTGGGGATTAGCTGGTATTGCTGTTATTTTAGGAATTGGATTCTTATTTTCATCAGCAAAGTCAAAAATCAGCCTTCGTACAGTGTTTGGTGGTTTAGCATTACAGTTAATATTTGCTTTTCTAATCTTAGGTTGGGAACGCGGATTTAGCGGTTTAAAGAAATTCACTGAGTACGTAAATAATGTTATTGGTTACGCCAATGAAGGTGTAAACTTCCTATTCGGTGGACTTTACTCAGAGCAATCCGGAATTGCATTCGTTTTTGCTTTTAATGTTCTTCCAACGGTAATTTTCTTCTCTGCATTAATCTCTGTCCTTTATTATTTAAAAGTTATGCAAGTCATCATTAAATTCTTAGGTGGCGGATTATCGTTCCTATTAGGTACTCGTAAAGCAGAATCTATGTCAGCTGCTGCGAACATTTTTGTTGGACAAACGGAAGCTCCTCTTGTCGTGCGTCCTTATTTACCAAAGATGACTCAATCAGAACTTTTCGCTGTAATGACAGGGGGACTTGCATCAGTTGCTGGTTCCGTGTTAATTGGATACTCTTTACTAGGTGTTCCTCTTGAGTACCTGCTTGCTGCATCATTCATGGCTGCACCTGCTGGACTAATTATGGCAAAATTATTTGTTCCTGAAACATCTACTGAACCAGAACCAGCAGAATTTGAAATGGAAGTTGATTCTGAATCGACGAACGTTATCGACGCTGCTGCTCGCGGTGCAAGTGTTGGTCTTCAATTAGCTCTTAATATCGGAGCAATGTTACTTGCATTTATTGCAATCGTAGCACTTTTAAATGGTATTTTAGGTGGAATTGGTGGTTGGTTCGGCTTTGAAAACCTATCACTTGAATTAATCCTTGGTTATGTATTTGCTCCATTAGCTTTTGCTATTGGTGTACCTTGGTCAGAAGCTGTACAAGCTGGTAACTTTATTGGTCAAAAAATTGTTATCAATGAATTCGTTGCTTACTCTGCATTTGCTCCGCAAATTGGAGAATTATCAGCTAAGACTGTAGCAATAATCAGCTTCGCATTGTGTGGATTCGCAAACCTATCTTCTCTTGCAATCCTACTAGGAGGATTAGGAGAACTTGCTCCAAGTCGTCGTAAAGACATCGCTCGTATGGGTGTACGTGCAGTTATTGCCGGTGCACTTGCTTCTTTACTAAGTGCGGCAATCGCAGGAATGTTTATTGGATAA